In one window of Macrotis lagotis isolate mMagLag1 chromosome 5, bilby.v1.9.chrom.fasta, whole genome shotgun sequence DNA:
- the GCM1 gene encoding chorion-specific transcription factor GCMa — MEPEDFVSQNRETVSWDINDMKLPQDVKTTDWFQEWPDSYVKHIYSSEDRNAQRHLSSWAMRNTNNHNSRILKKSCLGVVVCSQDCSVEEGRKIYLRPAICDKARQKQQRKRCPNCNGPLKLIPCRGHGGFPVTNFWRHDGRFIFFQSKGAHDHPRPETKLEAEARRTTQKSHIASSSNTSPKLKKNPGTKSLPGEIQSQESLPLTWSYQEGFQSPSSFNGHLIDNTSQKKSINNCLSLTKSYYFGRTPQLVEPLVDSESTKFYEKYKLTTSQICTSGELLQPSLSGVYPDYGDLQNWNRNTGLGVPPDHGSYSPGYPFPLTSWPCDLSSTLSYMEAGNQQLPTETSIVKASYHPFRSSSVLSGNDLYEEKLHMDFNGYFPTARYHFPQEDPFLLSYTPHHQYSLPTKGSKWDFDEEVKCMTLDHDSIYPLR; from the exons GATGTGAAAACAACCGACTGGTTTCAGGAATGGCCAGATTCCTATGTGAAGCACATCTACAGTTCAGAAGACAGGAACGCACAGAGGCACCTGAGCAGCTGGGCCATGCGCAACACCAACAATCATAACTCCCGCATCTTGAAGAAGTCCTGCCTGGGAGTGGTCGTTTGCAGCCAGGACTGTTCtgtggaggagggaaggaagatctATTTGAGACCTGCCATCTGTGACAAAGCCCGTCAGAAGCAGCAGA gaAAACGATGCCCAAATTGTAATGGACCTTTGAAACTCATTCCTTGCCGTGGACATGGGGGTTTTCCTGTCACCAACTTCTGGAGGCATGATGGacgtttcattttttttcag tcaAAAGGGGCACATGATCATCCAAGGCCAGAAACAAAACTAGAAGCAGAAGCAAGAAGGACAACGCAGAAATCCCACATAGCATCTTCATCTAATACTTCTCCAAAACTGAAGAAGAACCCAGGGACAAAG TCTCTACCAGGTGAAATCCAAAGCCAAGAAAGTTTACCTTTAACTTGGTCTTACCAGGAAGGCTTTCAATCGCCTAGTAGTTTTAATGGGCATTTAATTGATAACACGTCCCAGAAGAAGTCAATAAATAATTGCCTTTCTCTTACCAAGAGTTATTATTTTGGAAGAACCCCTCAGCTTGTAGAGCCCTTGGTGGACTCGGAGTCCACTAAATTCTATGAGAAATACAAACTAACCACTAGTCAGATTTGCACCAGTGGAGAATTGCTTCAGCCTTCTCTGTCAGGGGTCTACCCAGATTATGGAGATCTTCAGAACTGGAATAGGAATACAGGCCTGGGGGTGCCTCCTGATCATGGCAGTTACAGTCCTGGCTATCCTTTCCCTTTGACCAGCTGGCCATGTGACCTCTCCTCTACACTGAGCTATATGGAAGCTGGCAATCAACAACTGCCCACTGAGACATCCATTGTCAAGGCTAGCTACCATCCTTTCAGGTCCTCCTCAGTCCTGTCTGGGAATGACCTGTATGAAGAGAAGCTACACATGGATTTTAATGGCTATTTCCCTACTGCTAGGTATCACTTCCCTCAGGAAGACCCTTTTCTCCTCAGTTACACCCCTCATCACCAGTACTCACTACCAACCAAGGGGAGTAAATGGGACTTTGATGAAGAAGTGAAATGCATGACTTTGGATCATGATAGCATCTATCCTTTAAGATGA